The following coding sequences lie in one Porphyromonas asaccharolytica DSM 20707 genomic window:
- a CDS encoding leucine-rich repeat domain-containing protein has product MNIVRNFWAFALLLSVALLPQRAFSQDVQSLPKMELQVIPQSALSIVITAGDKEATVYVDEHRGSLVTHKVPAGEDYTLLVSSATNEATIYGNIVSAKMVDQKVYEIKVDGMKSLEELSAFSCGLNDLYLKGCDRLRSLYLTQNNLSELSLAETPALQELNVGYNVLRELDCSPCPNLLKLICSKNDLSKVNISGCTKLNEINVQMNKKLTTLDLSACKALVGLTCASTGITDIDVSGCEDLIFVDTSFSPIQRFKARGCKSLQTLSCYQNDLYNIDLKGCESLDKLTLQHNPNLGLLDIRSLKRLVTLLCSDCGLKEIKIGDLPSLEEFYSFDNKLVSLDFSGAPNLREIQCDNNKLQSLQLASSMPRLELVSIVKNDLSACAIDSLCVALPEKEESAPLRIAANPGATTSKSFLAVDKGWNVDIFGNGEGCSINIGVESLERAESLCLIDETGITLLPESALSDVALYSLEGETLYHFAAQETHPSRLTLPSGRYLLRVGEMTRLVIIP; this is encoded by the coding sequence ATGAATATAGTACGCAACTTCTGGGCATTCGCCCTACTACTCTCTGTGGCTCTCTTGCCACAGAGAGCCTTCTCTCAAGACGTGCAGAGCCTCCCGAAGATGGAGCTACAAGTCATACCTCAGAGCGCACTATCGATAGTCATCACCGCTGGAGACAAGGAGGCAACCGTATACGTCGATGAGCACCGCGGCTCTCTCGTTACGCACAAAGTGCCCGCGGGCGAGGACTATACACTCTTAGTCTCCTCGGCAACCAACGAAGCGACGATCTATGGAAATATCGTATCGGCCAAGATGGTAGACCAAAAGGTTTACGAGATAAAGGTCGACGGTATGAAGTCACTAGAGGAGCTATCGGCTTTTTCCTGTGGACTTAACGACTTATATCTCAAGGGGTGCGACCGCTTGAGATCTCTCTACCTGACGCAGAACAATCTCTCCGAGCTCTCTCTGGCTGAGACGCCAGCACTCCAAGAGCTCAACGTCGGGTACAACGTGCTCCGTGAGCTAGACTGCTCACCATGCCCTAACCTGCTCAAGCTCATCTGTAGCAAGAACGATCTCTCTAAGGTCAATATCTCTGGATGCACCAAGCTCAACGAGATAAACGTACAGATGAATAAGAAGCTCACCACCCTCGACCTCTCCGCCTGCAAAGCGCTCGTGGGACTAACCTGCGCTAGTACGGGTATCACTGATATTGATGTCTCTGGGTGTGAAGATCTCATCTTCGTAGACACTTCCTTCTCCCCCATCCAGCGGTTCAAAGCTCGTGGATGTAAGAGTCTTCAGACGCTCAGCTGCTATCAAAACGATCTCTACAACATAGATCTCAAGGGCTGCGAGAGCCTAGACAAGCTGACGCTACAGCACAACCCCAACTTAGGTCTTCTAGACATCAGATCACTCAAGCGACTCGTCACGCTACTCTGCTCTGACTGCGGACTAAAAGAGATCAAGATAGGAGATCTGCCCAGCCTCGAGGAGTTCTACAGCTTTGACAACAAGCTCGTCTCGCTAGACTTCTCTGGAGCGCCCAACCTCCGAGAGATACAGTGCGACAACAACAAGCTGCAGTCTCTACAACTAGCCAGTTCCATGCCGCGGTTAGAGCTAGTCTCCATCGTCAAGAATGACCTCTCCGCCTGCGCTATCGACAGCCTCTGCGTAGCTCTTCCCGAGAAGGAGGAAAGCGCACCGCTCCGCATTGCAGCCAATCCAGGCGCTACAACGAGCAAATCTTTCCTAGCCGTCGACAAAGGGTGGAACGTAGACATCTTCGGCAATGGAGAGGGCTGTAGCATCAACATCGGCGTAGAGTCCCTAGAGCGTGCCGAGAGCCTCTGCCTGATCGACGAGACCGGTATCACCCTCCTCCCCGAGAGTGCGCTTTCGGACGTAGCACTGTATAGTCTGGAGGGCGAGACGCTCTACCACTTCGCAGCTCAGGAGACACACCCCTCACGCCTCACACTACCCTCTGGGCGCTACCTACTTAGAGTCGGCGAGATGACACGTCTTGTCATCATACCCTAA
- a CDS encoding 6-pyruvoyl trahydropterin synthase family protein, translating into MTTVERYHDISMGHRVVGHESKCRHLHGHNYRIHFTCSAAQLDELGRVIDFGVIKELLCMWLEEHWDHKMMIYDEDPLLPSLRELVPEDLVVVPFNPTAEAMAHYLVETVAPAQLAGTGVTLVSCRVEETARCSATYSLPI; encoded by the coding sequence ATGACGACAGTAGAGAGATATCACGATATAAGCATGGGACATCGTGTCGTGGGACACGAGTCGAAGTGCCGCCACCTACACGGACACAACTACCGAATACACTTCACTTGCTCCGCAGCACAGCTCGATGAGCTGGGGCGGGTGATCGACTTTGGCGTGATCAAGGAGCTCCTCTGCATGTGGCTGGAGGAGCATTGGGACCACAAGATGATGATCTACGATGAGGACCCACTACTCCCTTCGCTACGGGAGCTGGTGCCGGAAGATCTGGTCGTGGTGCCCTTTAACCCGACAGCCGAAGCGATGGCGCATTACCTCGTCGAGACGGTTGCTCCCGCACAATTGGCTGGCACGGGCGTGACGCTCGTCAGTTGCCGTGTCGAGGAGACGGCACGATGCAGCGCTACCTACTCACTACCTATATAA
- a CDS encoding 7-carboxy-7-deazaguanine synthase QueE: MQPLPVNEIFYSLQGEGGQMGRAMLFVRLSGCNLTCDYCDTDFAGHQLMTASEILAQLGSYPCRDILWTGGEPTLALREEHIAFFHEHGYRQSIETNGTRPMPQGLDYVTCSPKPEAISGLRERFVDNYPDGIDEVRWPLQLGAPLPPPIEQLAEARRYYVSPVEETGVEMSAVVARCMDFVLAHPEWRLSVQLHKLLGFR; encoded by the coding sequence ATGCAGCCGCTACCGGTCAACGAGATCTTCTACAGCCTCCAGGGCGAGGGAGGACAGATGGGACGCGCGATGCTCTTCGTGCGCCTCTCGGGATGCAATCTCACTTGCGACTACTGCGACACAGACTTTGCGGGGCATCAGCTTATGACCGCTTCGGAGATCTTAGCGCAGCTGGGGAGCTATCCCTGCCGTGACATTCTTTGGACTGGTGGCGAACCGACCTTAGCGCTGCGGGAGGAGCATATAGCATTCTTTCACGAGCATGGCTATCGTCAGTCTATCGAGACAAATGGCACCCGCCCCATGCCTCAGGGGCTGGACTATGTCACCTGCTCGCCCAAGCCAGAAGCAATAAGTGGCCTGCGGGAGCGTTTTGTAGACAACTACCCTGACGGCATCGATGAGGTGCGCTGGCCCCTACAGTTGGGCGCTCCCCTACCCCCACCCATTGAGCAGTTGGCCGAGGCACGTCGTTACTATGTCAGCCCCGTAGAGGAGACGGGCGTAGAGATGTCGGCCGTTGTGGCACGCTGTATGGACTTCGTTCTAGCCCACCCCGAGTGGCGGCTCAGCGTACAGCTACACAAGTTGTTAGGGTTTCGCTAA
- a CDS encoding OmpA family protein yields the protein MKVSSSHIRWLLVLLPCAMALCSLMSCKSVTLSKAELYDHTGRYALAADSYYTLYRRTSRKKPERRAYLAFKAAENYRRLGNTPRALNCYNLALSGDYPDSILHLRIAQELQQLARWREAGKAYEQFLEYYPHDYFGRIGLASVRQADSLLAHPTGHTVETDRLLISPYAEFAPCYAPDGTTLYFTSSRVPLRDMLQESEVTGLGTNNLFMIKQDASGKWSRPDSVPGSINTAEDEGTPSITSDGNTLYYSYAEQSSTYDRTVQIYKASKSSQGGWGKGERVPIWEDSLRMAAHPAIDASGRYLYFVSEGAGLGGKDLYRIALSEHGWGKPENLGNEINTPGDELFPTMVGDSTLYFSSNGRVGLGGLDLYKAQMDSLGGWQVTHLGAPMNSPADDYAITFAPKPQSGLAEEGYLSSTRGDQRGRPHLYRFSLPATIIRIDGFVMDREGYGIPQATVRIADEQGLLATPIVSTRDDGSFVLEIAGSNRYVLHASHPDYLNQYMPLVTDSATESTDYLVDFYLASRLHSEQIHDIYYDFDRASLRPEGKKSLDYLITLLEQNPDVRLELSSHTDRKGSQAYNQKLSQRRAQSVVDYLIAKGIAADRLEARGYGKERPYVVTKGMAARFDWLPEGQELTAEWVDTLTEEQQIVCDQLNRRTEFTVIQ from the coding sequence ATGAAGGTCTCGTCGTCACATATTCGCTGGTTGCTCGTGCTACTCCCGTGCGCTATGGCGCTCTGTAGCTTGATGAGCTGCAAGAGTGTGACGCTGAGCAAGGCGGAGCTGTACGACCATACGGGACGCTACGCTCTCGCTGCCGATAGCTACTACACGCTCTACCGCCGCACCTCTCGCAAGAAGCCTGAGCGACGGGCTTACCTAGCCTTCAAAGCAGCGGAGAACTACCGACGACTGGGCAACACGCCCCGCGCGCTCAACTGCTACAACCTAGCCCTCTCGGGCGACTATCCTGACTCGATCCTCCACCTACGCATTGCTCAGGAGCTACAACAGTTAGCACGCTGGCGGGAGGCGGGCAAAGCTTACGAACAATTCCTGGAGTACTACCCGCACGACTACTTCGGACGTATAGGTCTGGCGAGCGTGCGTCAGGCCGATTCGCTCCTCGCCCACCCCACGGGACACACGGTTGAGACGGATCGTCTCTTGATCTCGCCCTATGCAGAGTTTGCCCCTTGCTATGCGCCCGATGGCACGACACTCTACTTCACCAGTAGCCGGGTGCCTCTCCGTGATATGCTACAGGAGAGCGAGGTGACGGGACTGGGGACGAACAATCTCTTCATGATCAAGCAGGACGCCTCGGGCAAGTGGTCTCGCCCAGACAGCGTGCCGGGCAGTATCAACACCGCCGAAGATGAGGGTACGCCCTCCATCACATCAGACGGCAACACGCTCTACTACTCCTATGCTGAGCAAAGCTCCACCTACGACCGCACCGTGCAAATCTACAAAGCCTCCAAGTCTAGCCAAGGGGGCTGGGGCAAAGGTGAGCGCGTGCCCATCTGGGAGGACTCGCTACGTATGGCGGCGCACCCTGCCATTGACGCTTCGGGACGATACCTTTACTTCGTGAGCGAGGGAGCTGGCCTTGGTGGCAAAGACCTTTACCGCATAGCCCTTAGCGAGCATGGCTGGGGCAAGCCGGAGAACCTCGGCAACGAGATCAATACACCTGGCGACGAACTCTTCCCGACGATGGTAGGCGACAGCACCCTTTACTTCTCCTCCAATGGACGTGTGGGGCTGGGCGGACTAGACCTATACAAAGCGCAGATGGACTCGCTCGGCGGGTGGCAGGTGACGCATCTGGGCGCTCCGATGAACTCCCCCGCCGATGACTACGCCATCACCTTCGCTCCGAAGCCGCAATCGGGCTTGGCGGAGGAGGGTTACCTCTCCTCGACTCGTGGCGACCAGCGTGGACGACCACATCTCTACCGCTTCTCATTGCCCGCCACCATCATACGCATCGATGGCTTCGTGATGGATCGTGAGGGGTACGGCATACCGCAGGCGACGGTACGCATTGCCGATGAGCAAGGTTTGCTCGCCACACCCATTGTCTCGACACGTGACGACGGCTCTTTCGTCCTTGAGATCGCCGGGTCCAACCGCTACGTGCTACACGCCTCGCACCCGGACTACCTCAACCAATATATGCCGCTCGTGACCGACAGCGCCACCGAGAGCACCGACTACCTAGTCGACTTTTACCTAGCTTCGCGCTTGCACTCGGAGCAGATCCACGACATCTACTACGACTTCGACCGTGCTTCGCTGCGCCCCGAGGGCAAGAAGAGTCTCGACTACCTCATCACACTCCTGGAGCAAAACCCCGACGTGCGCCTAGAGCTGAGCAGTCACACAGATCGCAAGGGTTCGCAAGCATACAATCAAAAGCTCTCACAGCGTCGTGCACAGAGTGTCGTCGACTACCTCATCGCCAAGGGCATTGCCGCCGACCGCTTAGAGGCTCGTGGCTACGGCAAGGAGCGTCCCTACGTGGTGACCAAAGGGATGGCGGCACGCTTCGACTGGTTGCCCGAGGGGCAGGAGCTAACGGCCGAATGGGTCGACACGCTGACCGAAGAGCAGCAGATCGTCTGCGATCAGCTCAACCGTCGCACTGAGTTTACCGTCATACAATAA
- the rfbC gene encoding dTDP-4-dehydrorhamnose 3,5-epimerase encodes MIHYQADLDLAGVYLIEPDCYGDARGYFAETYRTADFAATVSPRPWVQENESSSVRGVLRGLHLQRGEASQAKLVRCVVGEIMDLIVDLRRDSDTYGQWRSYHLSETNHRQLYIPREFAHGFLVLSDQAKFLYKVDNGYAPESELCIRYDDPQLAIPWESWGIAPEELILSDKDLRGISLADYTASLL; translated from the coding sequence ATGATACATTACCAAGCTGACCTAGACCTAGCGGGTGTCTACCTCATCGAGCCAGACTGCTACGGCGATGCGCGTGGCTACTTTGCCGAGACTTACCGCACGGCAGACTTTGCAGCGACCGTCTCGCCTAGACCTTGGGTGCAGGAAAACGAATCTTCCTCCGTCCGTGGCGTCTTGCGTGGTCTGCACCTACAGCGGGGCGAAGCTAGCCAGGCGAAGCTGGTGCGCTGCGTAGTGGGCGAGATCATGGACCTGATCGTTGACCTACGACGAGACAGCGACACTTACGGGCAGTGGCGCAGCTATCATCTCTCGGAGACAAACCATCGGCAACTCTACATACCGAGAGAGTTCGCGCACGGTTTCCTCGTACTCTCGGATCAAGCGAAGTTTCTCTATAAGGTGGACAACGGCTACGCCCCCGAGAGCGAGCTCTGCATACGCTATGACGACCCGCAGCTGGCGATCCCCTGGGAGTCGTGGGGCATCGCACCCGAGGAGCTGATCCTCTCAGACAAAGACCTACGCGGCATCTCCCTAGCCGACTACACCGCATCTCTATTATGA
- the rfbB gene encoding dTDP-glucose 4,6-dehydratase yields the protein MTQQTMTTYRHTYAVTGAAGFIGTNLAYYLSEALAPDERIVLIDKLTYAGNYRSIEPLIDNERIIFVQADICDAEAMDDLFTRYAPHYLINLAAESHVDRSIEDPAIFVRTNILGVQTLLDTIRNHWSTTSGRGSYPVWQEGRMMLQVSTDEVYGSLGKEGFFVESTPLDPRSPYSAAKASADLLCKAAVHTHHAPVVWTRCSNNYGPYQFPEKLIPLVIRQCLLGKEIPIYGTGENVRDWLYVTDHCRALHLVVTQGKAGTAYNIGGHNEHTNLEIVRIIIDKLHDRLSKEPARAERISEILGAQVQPELINEQLITFVRDRLGHDARYGIDPTFIHQELGWLPSIPFAEGIGYTIDWYLDHFDWVKGITDEDYQHYYQQMYSGR from the coding sequence ATGACGCAACAGACCATGACTACATACCGACACACCTACGCCGTGACTGGAGCCGCTGGCTTCATCGGTACTAACCTCGCTTACTACCTGAGCGAAGCTCTTGCCCCAGACGAGCGCATCGTCCTGATCGACAAACTAACCTATGCGGGCAACTACCGCTCCATCGAGCCGCTCATCGATAACGAGCGGATCATCTTCGTGCAGGCAGACATCTGCGATGCCGAGGCGATGGACGACCTCTTCACCCGCTACGCGCCGCACTACCTGATCAACCTTGCGGCAGAGAGCCACGTTGATCGAAGCATCGAGGACCCCGCCATCTTCGTTCGCACCAATATCCTCGGTGTGCAGACCCTGCTAGACACCATTCGCAACCATTGGTCTACGACCAGTGGGCGAGGATCTTATCCCGTATGGCAGGAGGGGCGCATGATGCTGCAGGTCTCTACGGACGAAGTGTACGGTTCGCTTGGTAAGGAAGGCTTCTTCGTAGAGAGCACCCCCCTCGACCCGCGCAGCCCTTACAGTGCAGCCAAGGCTTCGGCAGATCTTCTCTGCAAAGCGGCCGTTCACACGCACCATGCGCCAGTCGTCTGGACCAGATGCTCGAACAACTATGGACCCTACCAATTCCCCGAGAAGCTCATCCCGCTCGTCATACGCCAGTGTCTCCTCGGCAAGGAGATCCCGATCTACGGCACGGGCGAGAATGTGCGTGACTGGCTCTACGTGACCGACCATTGTCGTGCGCTGCACCTTGTGGTGACTCAGGGGAAAGCGGGTACGGCATACAATATCGGTGGGCACAACGAACATACCAATCTGGAGATAGTCCGCATCATCATCGACAAGCTACACGATCGGCTGAGCAAGGAGCCGGCACGCGCCGAGCGTATCTCTGAGATCTTAGGCGCTCAGGTTCAGCCCGAGCTGATCAACGAGCAGCTGATCACCTTCGTTCGTGATCGTCTCGGCCACGACGCCCGCTACGGCATCGACCCCACCTTCATTCATCAGGAGCTAGGGTGGCTCCCCTCGATCCCCTTTGCTGAGGGCATCGGCTACACGATCGACTGGTACCTCGACCACTTCGACTGGGTCAAGGGGATCACCGACGAAGACTACCAGCACTACTACCAGCAGATGTACAGCGGACGATGA